DNA from Felis catus isolate Fca126 chromosome B3, F.catus_Fca126_mat1.0, whole genome shotgun sequence:
TACATCTCCAGCAGTATAATACTTGTTACACTCCTAAGTCATCAAACCAACTAGACTTTTTTCAGTCTTGAATAAACACGTggcttcttctattttttcctttctgtgttatCTTATTTTGGGTGAGGCACGCTCACTTACTTTGCTCTTTAATTTTTCCTGGTGCTTTAACAGGAAATATAAGGAAGTAATGGATGTTATGAAGCTCTTGGCATATCTCAGAGGCTATGTACACATTACAAAGAAGACTTATCATATATGATTTTCACCATTGATAGCTCTGGGATTACTAGCAGCTAGGCCCTCACCAGCTGCATgtactagattaaaaaaaatatgtaccttttttcattttaaggaagaggaggtggaccaacattatcatttttctttactcAACCTGGAACATAGAAGTAGGCCAGAGAGAGTGAACAAGAAATGTGTTGgttatttttagattctttatAAGAATAATGGAGAGAAGCAGTGGTTGGGGAGGCTAATGGGTTTGAAAGGGAGGGAGGTTGGCAAATATGAAGTTATTTTGGGGTGACTTCTCTAAGGTAGTTGGAGAATAACCTTAGTGAAGTACCCTGTTGTTTTCTTGTAAATTGAATTGGTGAAAAATAACTTTATCCGTAGATGGTGATTTTTGGTAAGATTCTTTGGTGGGAAGTTGTATTTTGGTTGCCCTATCTAGAGAGTATATAACAGTGCTTTTATGTTTCAGGATGCCACTGGAATCATCTTCCTCTTCGATGCCACTATCCTTCCCTACTCCCTTACCTTCAGTACCAGACAGTATTACtaactcttccccacccccaatgtCTTACATCACTTCCCAGGAGATGAAGTGTATTCTTCACTGGTTTGCCAGTTGGTCAGGTCCCCAGCGTGAACGTTTCCTACAGGACCTGGTAGCTAAGGCAGTGCCGGGAAAATTACAGCCACTGCTGGAAGGTCTGGAGCAGCTTAGTGTGTCTGGAGCAAACCGACCGCCTTGTATCTTTGAGTGTCAGCTACGTCTTTGGGATCAGTGGTTTCGAGGTTGGGCTGAGCAGGAGCGCAACGAATTTGTCAGGCAGCTGGAGGTCAGTGAGCCAGACTTCGTGGCAAAGTTTTACCAAGCAGTGGCTGCTACAGCTGGTAAAGATTGATGGGCtttaaaatcaaagaagataATCATATCTGATGGAGCTGCAACTTTACAGTGAGAACTTCAAATATGTCACTTAACAGTTTAGGGATGGTATCCTGATCAACTGACTGACCTTGTTGACCAGGACAGGCTTGGTTATTTCAACTTTAATAGCCTATCAACTGGACTCCCAGCAGAAATGTTTTCCATCTGAGTAAATTCAGATCAGTCAGCCTCCTAGCTTGCTCCTTTCTACATGTCAAACCCTCAAGAACTCAATGGCTTCTTTTGCGAGTATAACCAAAAGGAACCTACATATTATAACTCAAGCCTATTGCTGGCCCATGAGGCTATAAAGTAGAGCCTTCCTGCTCCAGAAACAGGAGAGAAGGACGATAAAAGGTCACGTTTTTATAGTTTAACTGGATTCAGATGGCTGATTTCACCACTCTTACCAGATTCTGGCATAATTGTGTGACATCCCAACTAAGCTTCCCTAGTGATGATTTTGTAAAAGTATGTAAAAATCAGGAGAGGGAGATAATTGTTACTCCTTCCATGCTGATGTTTGTTTGAATCCAAATAGCAATGGCTTTTTCTAAAGCATATTGTGATATCCTTGGAGCTGGTAACAAATACCTGTTCTGTAAGTTTGCTCTCCAATATGAAAACAAGTGACACTCTTTATAGgttgaagtgtttattttttgtatcaaAATAAAGAATCTTCAGAACCATAAGTCTCTGGAATTTTTTCATTACAAGGCTAGAATAGAGTTGATACCTAGAGAAAGAGGCATTCTGAGAAAAGTATAGACTTTCCATCCAGTTGTCTTCCAAGAAATAATCTGCCCTATCTATCCTGTCATGTCACACCTCTCTTATTCCTTCAACTGGGCCCCTTGTTTCTTGGAGCTCTGGTGAATGGTGAGGGGCAGCTGGTGCCACCTGGAGAATAGCTCTTCTCTGATAGGCCATGGTTCCCAGTGCACCCACCAGGATAAGCAGTGTTAGGCAGAGTCCCATGGACAGCCCTAGATGAGTCATGGAGGAATTATGGTCCAAGGTAACCAGTGACCTAGGAACATAGAGGTAATATTTGGCTTGAAATAATGCTTAGGCTTAGGAGGTGAAGGGCTTCACTTTTGTCATACAGAGCTCATGAAACTCTGCTTCATCCAATCAAGCTACACAGGAAATCAGGAATATAGATCCTGAAAGTAGGAAAAAGACCAAGATCCAAGTCTCCTAGCAACTTAAATTGTTGGAAGGAGACCTAACCTGGCAGTGAGGTGTTGGCAGTTAGACTATGGTGTTTAGGTAACTAGACATAGTAGCCTGTTAGTACTTTAGGGAGGAAGAGGACTAGGATCCCTATGTCCTACGGATGGGGAACTCCATCATTGTGGAGGGAAAGTTGTCCCATAGTGCTAGGTCTGAGGTGATCACACTCGTTTTCCAAAATAAGCCTAAGACACACATGAGTGCTTCCTGCAATTTCAAACATCTGGACTCCAGGACTTTGAAAGAAAGCTACTTGGAATATTGTCTTACTCGATGTGTTCTGTGGTAAAGCTGGCTCCTCCATAATATACTTCCAGGGGCTTCTTCTGGAGACTCAGGGTCAGGGCCCTGTGCAGCATACCAACCGAAGGCCCGTGGCAGCCAGAGGACTTCCACATGTACACAGTGAACACCAGTCCAGTGGTAGTGGAGGGGCTGTGGAAATAGCACCTACAGGGACATTTGGATCTCTTAAGGGAGATAGAGTCCCTGGAAGAGTATATCTCCTGAAACAGGTGCAGGCTTTGGAATGGCACAAAGTTTTCAGAGGAGAGTGGTGAAGTAACCAACTTAGGCAGTCTCCCTGGCCCACTGTGTACATCCTCAGTCTGAACTGTCCCTTTACCTGCCAGTGTGGCCTCTGCTCACCAGAGCCTGTAGTACTGCTTCAGTCAGCTCTTCTAGCGTTTCTTTCCCCACAGAGTGGCCTGGAGGCCCAGCTAATTGTAAAGACAGATGGAATAACGGGTCTTGGGTGGCAAGACTCACAGGTGGGGAAGTAACAGCATTGGTACCTTCATTTGTTTGACACAGCCGACCCCGGGGACAGAAGAGAAGACCATGGTACCCAGGTATCTGCAAGGAAATACATAGCAGGGTATAGTTATGACCTCAATTGTTTGCTCAAGCCTTTCTAAGGAAATTGTACAATCTAGATCAGAGTCACAGACTCGGTGGGTacttagagaaaaatgaatgaatatctaaATGTACTAACTACCATACAAGCATTGTCAAACTTCCTTTTGCCAAGGGCTCTGTAGCTTTTCACTTATGATACCCACCTGAATAGCCTTTCCAGGAAGGCATGAGGCCCAGGGTGACCCCTCTACCTGCACATTGTATGCTCCCCTTTCTGTGCATTGATGTAAGTAGCAGCGGCCAGTGAGCTCTGCTTCCTTCAGGTGTGGGATCTGAGAGGGACGCCTGGTCTCGTCCCCACGGAGCAGTTGTGAAGTGAGGTTGGCAAGGAAGCAACGACTCTGGGAATGGTAAATTTCCCCGTGGGGGTTGTCTGCCCCAGGTGGGaatccattttccttcttccagcATTCACTCTGAAAGGCGGGACAGGAGGCAGAATAGTGTTTGCCTAATGCCTTAGACGTTGACTCCTCTCCGGGCCCACTCACTTCCATTCTGTCTTCTCCAGTTGTCTCACCCCATTGGCCAGGGGCTTGTACATGCGGCAGCCTTCCAGCGTGGGGTCTGAGGAACAGCTCCCCTTGTCCAGGTGCAGGTAGTGGCAGCCCAGTCCGCTGTGTGGAAGGGATGGCAGCTGACACCAGGGTCCCCGACAGCTGTACAGCCCCTCAACCACTCAGCACACACACCTGCCAGTACAGAAGAAGTCTGAGGAGCCAGCCCCACATGTGGTCACCAGGCCAAATTCCAGGCCAGATCCTGCTTgagaggtgggaagagaaagagcccTCAGAACAAGTGAAGCCCCCAACACCCCTCAGCGCTGGCTGTGCTTATGCTTCAGCTACACGTCTGCAGCAGATAACCCCTTCCAACCTCTCTCGCTGCCCCCAAGCTGACTCAGGTGGTGAGGGCCCCTATGCGATTTTCCTTTGTTCTCACCCCGGCCCCACAACAGCTCCTCTGCAGCACTGTGGTTGACTTGGTACCAGCCTGAATCTTTGAAGGCAGCAAGAGTGACGGGATCAAGTCGAGTGCGCCGGGCACCATTGAAGGTAGCGGTCATTACAGAACCCTGGAGCAGTCGGGCCTCCCAGTGTGAAGACAAAGCGCCCTAGGGAGGAGGTAGTCCGTTGCCACCTGATGACCCCCTCTTCCTTCCAGCACCCCGAGGTGTTCTCAGTCTCACCTCTTCTTCCAAGGGAACACCCAGTGAAGCCCCCAGCACTCCCAAGTGTTTGGCCAGGCTGTGGCTAACAGCTGGGGTAGTGAGAAGCAGCTGTCCCCACTCATCACGCCTTGTGACTTGTGGCCTTGTAGAACAGTTCTCTGGAACTGAGCAC
Protein-coding regions in this window:
- the CB3H14orf119 gene encoding uncharacterized protein C14orf119 homolog translates to MPLESSSSSMPLSFPTPLPSVPDSITNSSPPPMSYITSQEMKCILHWFASWSGPQRERFLQDLVAKAVPGKLQPLLEGLEQLSVSGANRPPCIFECQLRLWDQWFRGWAEQERNEFVRQLEVSEPDFVAKFYQAVAATAGKD
- the LMLN2 gene encoding leishmanolysin-like peptidase 2 — encoded protein: MQKPCLPISNEPLRIRTCYIRDPVSDGAWDTEGAGRRGVPHALVAARQAARRLQGVLAVPPVQGPLLLSRDPAQYCHAVWGDPDTPNYHRCSLLNPGYKGESCLGVKIPDAHLRGYALWPEQGPPQLVQPDGPGVQNTDFLLYVRIAHTSKCHGEPSIIAYAACCQLDSEDRPLAGTIVYCAQHLASPSLSHSDIITATLHELLHALGFSGQLFKKWRDCPSGPGVPENCSTRPQVTRRDEWGQLLLTTPAVSHSLAKHLGVLGASLGVPLEEEGALSSHWEARLLQGSVMTATFNGARRTRLDPVTLAAFKDSGWYQVNHSAAEELLWGRGSGLEFGLVTTCGAGSSDFFCTGSGLGCHYLHLDKGSCSSDPTLEGCRMYKPLANGSECWKKENGFPPGADNPHGEIYHSQSRCFLANLTSQLLRGDETRRPSQIPHLKEAELTGRCYLHQCTERGAYNVQIPGYHGLLFCPRGRLCQTNEGTNAVTSPPVSLATQDPLFHLSLQLAGPPGHSVGKETLEELTEAVLQALVSRGHTGRCYFHSPSTTTGLVFTVYMWKSSGCHGPSVGMLHRALTLSLQKKPLEVYYGGASFTTEHIESLVTLDHNSSMTHLGLSMGLCLTLLILVGALGTMAYQRRAILQVAPAAPHHSPELQETRGPVEGIREV